A genomic stretch from Hemibagrus wyckioides isolate EC202008001 linkage group LG18, SWU_Hwy_1.0, whole genome shotgun sequence includes:
- the ehmt1b gene encoding histone-lysine N-methyltransferase EHMT1 isoform X7: METHRLCQPAGLVKGITGKREPMKTDSMKDTHNEAEEGLEEPSVRRAEPSKTAEELNGTIKSTEPDKVQQDLDVQRSSTQSHAMENGLSETDPPHGSTVGSNGYILSKAQDDSPATQHRTNWSPKGTSPIGYAAKTLPLSATSQTQGQGALRTNTSTGPSLAEGCLENETKNGTATNTPPRVTVHRARKTMSRPASNHALKVLNREIKEPTVVKGESVDRSEAQPPVQAPPTQNQLPQKQTDATPAPIATPAKPHTASVLRKKKRKMGTYSLVPKKKTKVLKQRTVLEMFQRVPQSPPTPQPKEAVQVNGDRAENESDESESEDESEDEEETAGKEEMAEASQEDSRLASIPQLGEEHESEETAEEEGEEEQDESDLSSESGLKKKVKKKARADSPWLRPARKRKKKVKTKSTEISGNISMNAQTRLEIPAQTPAPPPAPADQEKEYTEVPLESLNLKAQDALLKSESKEAASTAQSSAVDMVQELPLCSCRIETPKSREILTLADRKCMATESVDGQVRTCSAEYDRLWKTNQHHLTNQNLEFDPIVLSRCQSAVLKHEMMRPSNSVQLLVLCEEHRTGMIKHQCCPGCGYFCRAGTFMECQPEVNISHRFHRHCASVLKGQSFCPHCGEEVSKAKEVTIAKADTTSTVPRSQSPGTPATTEGKADTTTGGLSRLSLLGEGRVDSTLTRPLEAGDGSIILEASRPEHMGAGAGPSIAPAKETLETILLALDAEKPKKLRFHPKQLYISAKQGELQKVLMMLVDGIDPNFKMESQSKRTPLHVAAEAGHQEVCHMLVQAGANLDICDEDQRTPLMEACENNQLDTVRYLLRAGAIVSNKDAEGSTCLHLAAKAGHYNIVKHLLFTGLTDINCQDDGGWTAMIWATEYKHVELVKLLLSKSADPNIRDKEENICLHWAAFSGCVEIADVLLSAKCDLNTVNVHGDSPLHIASRENRLDCVSLFLLRGADVNLKNREGDSPLECCGQNSKVWNALHASKRQKEASGQGHTSGEKLLNRDISRGYERVPVPCVNAVDSEPCPNDYKYVPDSCVTSPINIDKNITHLQYCVCKEDCSSASCMCGQLSLRCWYDKESRLLPEFCSEEPPFIFECNHACSCWRTCKNRVVQNGLRIRLQLFRTQKMGWGVRTLQDIPRGTFVCEYVGEIISDAEADVREIDSYLFSLDSKVGDMYCIDARFYGNISRFINHHCEPNLFPCRVFTSHQDLRFPHIAFFASKNISAGDELGFDYGDHFWDVKGKLFSCQCGSSKCKHSAAAIAQRQADSTPGEQQATTLPDTSSSTTPPSPT, translated from the exons TCACCCATAGGGTACGCAGCGAAAACACTCCCTCTTTCAGCTACATCCCAAACCCAGGGCCAGGGAGCTTTAAGGACTAACACAAGCACAGGGCCCAGCCTGGCAGAGGGGTGTTTGGAAAACGAGACTAAAAACGGCACTGCTACGAACACGCCTCCACGTGTGACAGTACACAGAGCACGCAAGACCATGTCCAGGCCCGCCTCAAATCACGCACTAAAG GTTTTAAACAGGGAAATAAAAGAGCCAACCGTGGTGAAAGGTGAGAGTGTGGACCGATCAGAAGCTCAGCCGCCTGTGCAAGCTCCTCCCACTCAGAACCAGCTACCTCAGAAGCAAACTGATGCCACACCAGCACCAATCGCCACACCAGCCAAGCCACACACAG CATCTGtgctgaggaagaagaagagaaagatggGAACATACAGCCTTGTTCCTAAGAAGAAGACCAAAGTGCTAAAGCAGCGCACGGTGCTGGAGATGTTCCAGCGTGTGCCCCAGTCTCCGCCCACTCCTCAG CCAAAAGAGGCCGTGCAGGTTAACGGCGATCGAGCAGAGAACGAGTCTGATGAATCCGAGTCGGAGGACGAATCCGAAGATGAAGAAGAGACGGCTGGAAAAGAAGAAATGGCTGAAGCATCTCAGGAGGACAGCAGACTGGCTTCGATCCCAcag CTTGGCGAGGAGCACGAGTCTGAAGAAACTGCAGAAGAGGAAGGGGAAGAAGAGCAAGATGAGTCAGACTTG AGTTCTGAATCCGGCTTAAAGAAGAAGGTGAAAAAGAAGGCCAGAGCAGACAGCCCTTGGCTCCGGCCTGCTAGGAAACGGAAAAAGAAGGTGAAGACAAAATCAACGGAAATTTCAGGTAATatct CTATGAATGCCCAGACTCGGTTAGAGATTCCAGCCCAAACGCCTGCTCCTCCCCCTGCCCCTGCTGACCAGGAAAAAGAGTACACAGAGGTTCCGTTAGAGTCGCTTAACCTGAAAGCCCAGGATGCCTTGCTGAAGTCTGAAAGCAAGG AAGCTGCTAGCACAGCACAGAGTTCAGCAGTGGACATGGTGCAGGAGCTTCCGCTGTGTAGCTGCCGAATCGAGACACCCAAGAGTAGAGAGATCCTCACGCTGGCTGATAGGAAGTGCATGGCCACGGAGAGTGTGGATGGCCAGGTGAGAACCTGCAGTGCAGAATATGATCGATTATGGAAGActaatcaacaccatctgaccaatcaaaatctAGAATTCGACCCCATTGTG CTAAGTCGGTGTCAAAGCGCAGTTCTGAAGCACGAGATGATGAGGCCGTCGAACTCCGTGCAGCTGCTGGTGCTGTGTGAGGAGCATCGCACAGGAATGATCAAACATCAGTGCTGCCCTGGCTGTGGCTACTTCTGTAGGGCG GGAACCTTCATGGAGTGCCAGCCAGAGGTGAACATCTCTCACCGCTTTCATCGGCACTGCGCATCAGTACTGAAAGGTCAGAGCTTCTGTCCACATTGTGGCGAGGAGGTCAGCAAGGCCAAAGAAGTCACCATCGCCAAAGCAGACACCACCTCTACAGTGCCCCGGAGCCAGAGCCCTGGCACCCCGGCGACTACGGAGGGCAAGGCGGACACCACCACTGGAGG ATTGTCTCGCCTTTCGTTATTGGGAGAAGGGAGAGTAGACAGCACTTTAACTAGGCCTTTGGAAGCTGGGGATGGATCAATCATCCTAGAAGCCAGCAGGCCAGAGCACATGGGCGCTGGGGCTGGACCCTCTATAGCACCTGCTAAGGAGACTCTGGAAACCATTTTGTTGGCATTGGATGCAGAGAA GCCCAAGAAGCTTCGCTTTCACCCTAAGCAGCTCTACATCTCTGCTAAGCAGGGGGAGCTGCAGAAAGTCTTAATGATGCTTG tGGATGGAATTGACCCAAACTTTAAGATGGAGAGCCAGAGTAAACGTACGCCTCTCCATGTAGCTGCTGAGGCCGGACATCAGGAGGTCTGCCATATGTTGGTCCAG GCCGGTGCAAACCTGGATATATGTGATGAGGACCAGCGCACACCACTGATGGAGGCTTGTGAGAACAATCAGCTGGACACAGTACGCTACCTACTGAGAGCAGGAGCCATCGTGTCCAATAAG GATGCTGAAGGCTCTACGTGTCTCCACCTTGCTGCTAAGGCTGGACATTACAATATCGTAAAACACTTGCTGTTTACAGGCCTTACGGACATAAACTGTCAG GATGACGGTGGCTGGACAGCAATGATTTGGGCGACAGAGTACAAACACGTTGAACTAGTCAAGTTGCTGCTATCTAAAAGTGCTGATCCCAACATCAGAGACAAG GAAGAGAACATCTGTTTGCACTGGGCAGCGTTCTCTGGCTGTGTGGAGATTGCTGATGTCCTTCTGAGTGCCAAGTGTGATCTTAACACCGTTAACGTGCACGGAGACTCACCACTGCACATCGCTTCGCGGGAAAACCGTTTGGATTGTGTCTC GTTGTTTCTGTTGCGGGGTGCGGACGTAAACCTAAAGAACAGGGAAGGAGACTCGCCGCTAGAGTGCTGCGGCCAGAACTCTAAGGTGTGGAACGCTCTGCACGCCAGCAAGAGGCAGAAGGAGGCAAGCGGTCAAGGACACACCTCAGGAGAAAAGCTCCTTAACAG GGACATATCTCGCGGTTATGAGAGAGTACCTGTGCCATGTGTGAATGCTGTGGACAGTGAGCCCTGCCCCAATGACTACAAATATGTGCCTGATAGCTGTGTCACCTCGCCCATAAACATTGACAAAAACATCACCCACTTACAG TACTGCGTCTGTAAAGAAGACTGCTCCTCGGCCAGCTGCATGTGCGGTCAGCTCAGCCTGCGCTGCTGGTATGATAAG GAGAGCCGCCTGCTGCCGGAGTTCTGCTCCGAGGAGCCACCTTTCATTTTTGAGTGCAACCATGCCTGTTCCTGCTGGAGAACCTGCAAGAACCGCGTTGTTCAAAACGGACTACG GATTCGACTGCAGCTGTTCAGGACTCAAAAAATGGGCTGGGGCGTTCGGACATTGCAGGACATCCCGCGAGGAACCTTCGTCTGCGA GTACGTCGGGGAAATCATCTCGGACGCAGAAGCTGATGTCAGGGAGATTGATTCCTACCTTTTCAGCTTGGACAGCAAG GTCGGCGATATGTATTGTATAGACGcccgtttctatggcaacatcAGCCGGTTTATAAACCACCACTGTGAGCCGAACCTGTTCCCCTGCCGAGTGTTCACCTCCCACCAGGACCTCCGCTTCCCGCACATCGCGTTCTTTGCCAGCAAGAACATCAGCGCCGGAGACGAGCTGGG ATTCGATTATGGAGACCACTTCTGGGACGTGAAGGGCAAACTGTTCAGCTGCCAATGCGGCTCGTCCAAGTGTAAGCACTCGGCGGCGGCCATCGCTCAGCGGCAGGCAGACAGCACACCAGGAGAACAGCAGGCCACCACCCTCCCAGATACCAGCTCGTCTACCACGCCACCCAGCCCCACCTGA